A single uncultured Acetobacterium sp. DNA region contains:
- a CDS encoding corrinoid protein: MNPIFEEIKDAIVDGDEDLAVELAEKVVAEKIDPVQAVQLGFIKGIEEVGKSWTNGEAFLPDVMMAADAMKAGMDVLEEVLAAGEGEGAYEDKGKIVLGTVEGDIHDIGKNIVGALLTSAGFKVYDIGIDQKAEDFVAKADEVGAKIIAASSLLTTTMKSQKVLVEYLDAQNLRDKYKVIIGGGPTSAKWGEEIGADGWAETADEAVTLCKQLLS, translated from the coding sequence ATGAACCCAATATTTGAAGAAATTAAAGATGCAATCGTGGATGGTGATGAAGATTTAGCAGTTGAATTGGCAGAAAAAGTTGTCGCCGAAAAAATAGACCCGGTTCAGGCGGTACAGCTTGGTTTTATCAAAGGGATTGAAGAAGTCGGGAAAAGCTGGACTAACGGCGAAGCTTTCTTACCAGATGTTATGATGGCTGCTGATGCCATGAAAGCTGGAATGGATGTTCTAGAAGAAGTGTTAGCTGCTGGCGAGGGTGAAGGCGCCTATGAAGATAAGGGCAAAATTGTTCTTGGCACTGTGGAAGGCGATATCCATGATATCGGAAAAAACATTGTTGGAGCTCTTTTAACCTCAGCAGGTTTTAAAGTTTATGACATTGGTATTGATCAAAAAGCTGAAGATTTTGTTGCTAAAGCAGACGAAGTCGGCGCAAAAATTATCGCAGCCAGCTCTTTGTTAACTACCACCATGAAATCTCAAAAAGTGCTGGTTGAGTATCTGGATGCTCAAAACCTGCGTGATAAATACAAAGTTATCATCGGCGGCGGCCCTACCAGTGCTAAATGGGGTGAAGAAATCGGAGCTGATGGCTGGGCAGAAACGGCTGATGAAGCGGTTACGTTGTGTAAACAATTACTGAGCTAG
- a CDS encoding BCCT family transporter produces the protein MKSKIKQTGNFVPRNRTDVTQSWGIFGRLDSVVFIVSAIICFGFILWGAADPGSLAVVLGQLLSATVSNWGWMYQAGVLFFVVFCFAVALSKYGKIKFGKDDDVPEYSNFSWFAMLFGAGMGVGLIYWSVAETVSHFLNGPVYAGASGSPQAAEWAMAISFLHWGISPWAIYVVVGIPMGLVIFRKGLPALVSSCFYPILGDRIYGPLGKLIDIVALCITFFGVSTTIGLGTMQLGAGLSFNYGIPLNNNLYIIILIVVAAAYLASACLPIDRGIKVGSDVSMIACLGLLLFLFILGPTKYIMDNFVNATGLYVQNFITMSTWTDPVGQTGWLNSWTIFYWAWWISWAPFVGMFIAKISKGRTIKQFVIAAIIAPSLFDMIFFDIFGSTALHFEFAEATKGLIQSAIASDVANGIYVLFDQFPFSDLITIIILFVVFTFFVVSADSATIVLGMLSSGGNDSPRISLKLLWGIALAFSAGLLIIMGGLTAVQTVPIVAVFPFIFILFALCYSTVKMLQQDHLFNEVTEISSGKNEEVLELEKIAQ, from the coding sequence ATGAAAAGCAAAATAAAACAGACTGGGAATTTTGTTCCCAGAAATAGAACAGACGTTACCCAATCTTGGGGAATTTTTGGCCGTTTAGATTCAGTGGTCTTTATCGTATCAGCAATTATTTGTTTTGGATTTATTTTATGGGGTGCTGCGGATCCGGGGTCTTTGGCTGTGGTCCTTGGCCAGTTACTTTCGGCGACCGTATCAAACTGGGGCTGGATGTACCAGGCCGGGGTGCTCTTTTTTGTGGTTTTTTGTTTTGCAGTTGCCTTAAGTAAATATGGAAAAATAAAATTTGGTAAAGATGATGATGTGCCAGAGTACTCTAATTTTTCATGGTTTGCCATGTTATTCGGAGCCGGGATGGGGGTTGGACTCATCTATTGGTCAGTGGCGGAAACTGTTTCACATTTCTTAAATGGACCAGTTTATGCTGGCGCTTCAGGAAGTCCCCAGGCTGCAGAATGGGCCATGGCGATTTCTTTTTTGCATTGGGGAATCAGTCCCTGGGCAATTTATGTCGTTGTCGGGATTCCCATGGGTCTGGTGATTTTTAGAAAAGGGTTGCCGGCACTGGTCAGCTCCTGTTTTTATCCCATCCTGGGAGACCGAATTTACGGGCCATTGGGTAAATTGATTGATATTGTTGCCCTATGCATTACTTTTTTTGGAGTATCCACAACCATTGGACTGGGAACCATGCAACTGGGGGCAGGGTTGTCTTTTAACTATGGCATCCCCTTAAATAACAATTTATATATTATCATTTTAATCGTAGTTGCCGCCGCTTATCTGGCATCGGCCTGTTTGCCCATTGATCGAGGGATTAAGGTCGGTTCGGATGTCAGCATGATCGCCTGTCTGGGGTTATTATTATTTCTGTTTATCCTTGGTCCGACAAAATACATTATGGATAATTTTGTTAATGCTACTGGTCTCTATGTTCAAAATTTCATCACCATGAGCACTTGGACAGACCCAGTAGGACAGACCGGCTGGTTAAATTCGTGGACGATATTTTACTGGGCTTGGTGGATATCGTGGGCACCATTTGTGGGTATGTTTATTGCCAAAATATCAAAAGGTCGGACAATCAAGCAGTTTGTGATTGCCGCAATTATTGCGCCATCATTATTTGATATGATTTTTTTTGATATTTTTGGTTCAACAGCCCTTCATTTTGAATTTGCTGAAGCAACAAAAGGCCTTATTCAAAGCGCCATCGCATCAGATGTAGCCAATGGAATATATGTCCTTTTTGATCAATTTCCTTTTAGTGACCTGATAACAATTATTATTCTGTTTGTCGTCTTCACATTCTTTGTGGTTTCGGCTGATTCAGCAACGATTGTTTTGGGGATGCTCTCCAGCGGTGGAAATGACTCGCCCCGAATCAGTTTAAAACTTTTATGGGGAATCGCCCTGGCTTTTTCAGCAGGACTTCTGATAATTATGGGGGGATTGACCGCGGTACAAACAGTTCCGATTGTTGCCGTTTTTCCATTTATATTTATTCTCTTCGCACTATGTTATTCGACGGTGAAAATGTTGCAACAGGATCACTTATTTAACGAGGTGACAGAGATCAGCAGTGGTAAAAATGAAGAAGTGTTGGAGTTAGAAAAAATAGCTCAGTAA
- a CDS encoding methyl-accepting chemotaxis protein produces the protein MEKRNQEVKRQSIKTKLLIVPLICVLAGVLMIGAISSYLARDSLLAEMRENGFSSSQRFVNRIEDNTEAVKTMNEQLEAQIRSIGNIVLGNRASINDVYLTQLAIQTGIDHIYLYNPSGEIINAANGEYLGWKATPGDPIHNFMISGAPELMEEIRKSTETDENFKYGYVRSNTGEFVQAGVTADQVLELTEKFGYQALIDELASDDSIVYASFIDKDLIGVADSNKDKIGKNYQEDETIKKVARDGEMSAKEYFYETENTNVYDVLYPVVINGELKGALNIGYSMNTVQSAITKNILLIAIAGLIVFLILGFILYKISTSITRPIASINHMIKEMGKGHLGIRLNLDSQDEIGEMAITMDAFADDLQNVVIGTMNQISAGDVSADIEEKDNLDEITPALKRTIETIRHLIQETTRLSQAAVAGKLETRGNTKAFEGGFRDIVEGVNATLDAVVGPLNIAAEYVNRIGQGKIPEKITRSYEGDFDKLKQSINACIDGLGALTEGNRVLTLMSQNDFSQNIENQYLGIYGEIGAGINSVHDQLVRIVQIANHIEAGELGDLSELKAIGKRSDNDTLIPSLIGMMENIVLLVAETQKMTQIAVSGELSYRGDETRFAGEYGKVIVGFNHTLDAVINPITEASGTLKELAAGNLNTAMTGEYQGDHAIIKEDLNQTIVNLKRYVKEITGTLEEISQGNLDQEITSAYTGDFLAIKKALNGISSSLSSTMTDIDTAAAHVEIGARQISDGGQALAQGTTEQASSIQELTASIEEVAGETKQNAVRANDANELAVRVRKNAEVGNDQMIKMIVAMRDINDSSNNISKIIKVIDDIAFQTNILALNAAVEAARAGQHGKGFAVVAEEVRTLAARSAEAAKETTGLIEGSIEKVGTGTKIADETAESLKEILHEIEKVTSLVGNIARASTDQAAEITQITQGIEQVSVVVQTNSATAEESAASSEELSGQAEMLKQMVGAFKLKKQVGTKTEISPIVSKNKEVLPVQPKIILDDMEDKY, from the coding sequence ATGGAAAAAAGAAATCAGGAAGTTAAGCGGCAATCCATTAAAACAAAATTATTAATTGTGCCGCTTATTTGTGTATTGGCCGGGGTTTTAATGATCGGAGCAATTTCATCCTATTTAGCAAGAGACAGTTTACTTGCTGAAATGCGGGAAAATGGTTTTTCATCATCGCAGCGTTTTGTCAATCGGATTGAGGATAATACGGAAGCTGTGAAGACCATGAATGAACAGCTGGAAGCACAGATCCGCAGTATCGGGAATATCGTCCTCGGGAACCGCGCCAGTATTAATGATGTTTATTTAACCCAATTGGCAATACAAACAGGTATTGATCATATTTATTTATACAATCCTTCCGGAGAAATTATCAATGCTGCCAACGGCGAATATTTGGGATGGAAGGCGACGCCTGGTGATCCGATTCACAACTTTATGATCAGTGGGGCTCCAGAGCTGATGGAAGAAATAAGAAAAAGTACCGAAACCGACGAAAACTTTAAATACGGTTATGTCAGAAGCAATACCGGTGAGTTTGTGCAGGCTGGCGTAACAGCTGACCAGGTTTTAGAGCTGACGGAAAAGTTTGGTTATCAGGCATTAATCGACGAGTTGGCATCGGATGATAGCATTGTTTATGCAAGTTTTATCGACAAAGATCTTATCGGGGTTGCTGACAGCAACAAGGATAAGATTGGCAAAAACTATCAGGAAGATGAAACCATTAAAAAGGTCGCACGGGATGGGGAAATGAGCGCCAAAGAATATTTTTATGAAACCGAAAATACCAATGTTTATGATGTTTTATATCCGGTTGTTATTAATGGCGAATTAAAAGGTGCTCTCAATATTGGGTATTCCATGAATACCGTTCAGTCGGCGATAACAAAAAATATTCTACTGATTGCTATTGCAGGGTTGATTGTTTTTCTGATATTAGGATTTATTTTATATAAGATTTCAACTTCCATCACCAGGCCGATTGCGAGCATTAACCATATGATCAAGGAAATGGGAAAAGGTCATCTGGGGATTCGTCTAAATCTTGACTCCCAGGATGAAATTGGCGAAATGGCAATAACCATGGATGCCTTTGCCGATGATCTGCAAAATGTTGTTATTGGCACCATGAATCAGATATCAGCCGGAGATGTGTCGGCTGATATTGAAGAAAAGGATAATTTGGATGAGATCACACCAGCTTTGAAACGAACCATTGAAACCATCCGTCATCTGATCCAGGAAACAACCCGGCTATCACAGGCAGCGGTCGCAGGAAAATTGGAAACCAGGGGAAATACAAAAGCATTTGAAGGCGGATTCCGGGACATTGTCGAAGGTGTTAATGCCACTTTAGATGCGGTCGTTGGACCGCTTAACATTGCTGCCGAATATGTGAATAGAATTGGTCAGGGGAAAATCCCAGAAAAGATTACCAGGTCATATGAAGGCGATTTTGATAAGCTGAAACAGAGCATCAATGCCTGTATTGATGGTTTGGGAGCTTTAACAGAAGGAAACCGGGTGCTCACCTTAATGAGTCAAAATGATTTCAGTCAAAATATTGAGAACCAATACCTGGGAATCTATGGCGAAATTGGAGCAGGGATTAATTCTGTTCATGATCAACTGGTAAGAATTGTTCAGATTGCCAACCATATTGAAGCCGGCGAACTTGGGGATTTAAGCGAATTGAAAGCGATCGGAAAAAGAAGTGATAATGATACATTGATTCCAAGCCTCATTGGAATGATGGAGAACATTGTTCTATTGGTGGCCGAGACCCAAAAAATGACGCAAATCGCAGTATCCGGCGAACTCAGTTATAGAGGCGACGAAACAAGGTTCGCGGGAGAATACGGAAAAGTCATTGTAGGTTTCAATCACACCTTGGATGCGGTGATCAATCCAATTACAGAAGCTTCCGGAACCCTGAAAGAACTGGCGGCCGGGAATTTAAATACGGCAATGACCGGTGAGTATCAGGGGGATCATGCGATCATCAAAGAGGATCTGAATCAGACCATTGTTAATTTGAAACGTTACGTCAAGGAAATTACCGGTACTCTGGAAGAAATCAGCCAGGGGAATCTGGATCAGGAAATTACCTCCGCCTACACCGGCGATTTCCTGGCGATTAAAAAAGCCCTCAATGGCATCAGCTCGAGTTTGAGCTCAACCATGACGGATATTGATACGGCCGCCGCCCATGTGGAAATCGGTGCTCGACAAATTTCGGATGGAGGACAGGCTCTTGCTCAGGGAACCACCGAACAGGCCAGCTCGATCCAGGAATTGACAGCTTCCATTGAAGAAGTCGCCGGCGAAACCAAACAGAACGCCGTCCGTGCCAATGATGCTAATGAACTCGCCGTCAGAGTCCGGAAAAATGCCGAAGTTGGCAATGATCAAATGATAAAAATGATCGTCGCTATGCGGGACATTAATGATTCGTCAAACAATATTTCAAAAATTATCAAAGTCATTGATGACATTGCTTTCCAGACCAATATTCTGGCCCTCAATGCCGCCGTTGAAGCCGCTCGAGCAGGGCAGCACGGCAAAGGCTTTGCCGTCGTGGCCGAAGAAGTCCGGACACTGGCAGCCCGCAGTGCCGAGGCCGCCAAAGAAACCACTGGGCTGATTGAAGGCTCCATTGAAAAGGTTGGCACCGGAACAAAAATTGCTGATGAAACCGCTGAAAGCTTAAAAGAAATTTTGCATGAAATTGAAAAAGTGACCAGTCTGGTGGGGAATATCGCCAGGGCTTCCACCGATCAGGCCGCGGAGATTACCCAGATCACTCAGGGGATTGAACAGGTTTCAGTAGTTGTTCA